The Micrococcales bacterium genome includes a region encoding these proteins:
- a CDS encoding alpha/beta fold hydrolase, whose amino-acid sequence MTQVVLLHAFPVNRHLWDAQVEYLTKVGFKVTAPDLGGFGDSRAPQDPTISAMAEQALSHVSRPAVFVGLSMGGYLLMEILRQAPEVVTGAVFMDTKATADPDEGRTQRLAVAQAVQEAGHTRDLAETMLPHLLGATTRAQRPEVVDRVRTWIENAPVEAVVSAQHAMAGRPDSVPTLRTYEGPALVVWGSEDTISPPADQKVFLSAMPQAVGREIPAAGHLSAVETPDDVNDVLLEALTDWS is encoded by the coding sequence ATGACCCAGGTCGTCCTGCTGCACGCTTTTCCAGTCAACCGGCATCTCTGGGACGCCCAGGTCGAGTACCTCACGAAGGTCGGCTTCAAGGTCACGGCGCCGGATCTGGGCGGCTTCGGGGATTCCCGGGCGCCGCAGGACCCGACGATCTCGGCCATGGCCGAGCAGGCACTGTCGCACGTGAGCCGACCGGCGGTCTTCGTGGGCCTGTCCATGGGCGGGTACCTGCTCATGGAGATCCTCCGGCAGGCACCGGAGGTCGTCACGGGTGCCGTCTTCATGGACACGAAGGCCACCGCCGACCCCGACGAGGGCCGGACGCAGCGCCTGGCCGTGGCGCAGGCGGTGCAGGAAGCCGGTCACACGCGTGACCTGGCCGAGACGATGTTGCCGCACCTGCTCGGCGCCACCACCCGGGCGCAACGCCCCGAAGTGGTCGACCGGGTCCGGACGTGGATCGAGAACGCCCCGGTGGAGGCGGTGGTCAGCGCCCAGCACGCGATGGCTGGCCGACCGGACTCGGTGCCCACGCTGCGCACGTACGAGGGCCCGGCGCTGGTGGTGTGGGGGTCTGAGGACACGATCTCCCCGCCGGCCGACCAGAAGGTGTTCCTGTCGGCGATGCCGCAGGCAGTGGGCCGGGAGATCCCAGCCGCTGGGCACTTGAGCGCGGTGGAGACCCCCGACGATGTCAACGACGTGCTGCTCGAGGCCCTGACCGACTGGAGTTAG